The Deltaproteobacteria bacterium genome contains a region encoding:
- the purU gene encoding formyltetrahydrofolate deformylase, with protein sequence MSATTTATLLLCCPDRKGLVAAMAQLLHDHGANILEAQQHLDPEQGIFSQRIQFDLAELDIPRDQLEALLGIECGRYQMRWRISYSDRPKRVAIFVSKFEHCLYDLLIRHRLGELRGEIALVVSNHPDLAGVASQFGVAYHVFEIDKQTKAAQEQRELELLRREKIDLVVLARYMQVLSERFISEFPERIINIHHSTLPAFSGARPYHQAWERGVKRIGATAHYATSELDEGPIIEQDVVAVSHRDTIGDLVRKGRDVERVVLARAVLAHLEDRILALGRRGVVF encoded by the coding sequence GTGAGTGCGACGACCACGGCGACGCTTCTGCTCTGCTGTCCGGATCGGAAGGGCCTGGTCGCGGCGATGGCGCAGCTCCTGCACGACCACGGCGCGAACATCCTCGAGGCGCAGCAGCACCTGGACCCCGAGCAGGGGATCTTCAGCCAGCGGATCCAATTCGACCTGGCCGAGCTCGACATCCCGCGCGATCAGCTCGAGGCTCTGCTCGGAATCGAGTGCGGCCGCTACCAGATGCGCTGGCGGATCTCCTACTCCGACCGTCCCAAGCGCGTCGCGATCTTCGTCTCGAAGTTCGAGCACTGCCTCTACGACCTCTTGATCCGGCACCGGCTCGGCGAGCTGCGCGGCGAGATCGCGCTGGTGGTCTCGAACCACCCGGATCTCGCTGGGGTCGCGTCGCAGTTCGGTGTCGCCTACCACGTCTTCGAGATCGACAAGCAGACGAAGGCGGCGCAGGAGCAGCGCGAGCTCGAGCTGCTGCGGCGCGAGAAGATCGATCTGGTCGTGCTCGCCCGCTACATGCAGGTGCTCTCGGAGCGCTTCATCTCGGAGTTCCCGGAGCGGATCATCAACATCCACCACAGCACGCTGCCCGCGTTCAGCGGCGCGCGCCCGTACCACCAGGCGTGGGAGCGAGGCGTGAAGCGCATCGGTGCCACGGCCCACTACGCGACGAGCGAGCTCGACGAGGGCCCGATCATCGAGCAGGACGTCGTCGCGGTCTCGCACCGGGACACGATCGGCGATCTGGTTCGGAAGGGCCGCGACGTGGAGCGCGTGGTGCTCGCACGCGCGGTGCTCGCGCACCTCGAGGACCGGATCCTCGCGCTCGGCCGGCGGGGGGTGGTGTTCTGA
- a CDS encoding ATP-binding protein — MPRIERVLERLEDALSRADAPAAGADEEKALAYRFRAGALRPILHPDLYPLDALLGVERSVAKLRANVAAFVRGEPALDMLLYGERGTGKSSAVRGLLCEFAEGGFRLVEVRRDDLLELAPLWALIRGRRERFGVVCDDLSFEEGDTSWKLLKAELDGGLESRPANALIIATSNRRHLLTERLSENAEARMDSDGLLHPGETAEEKVSLSDRFGLELPFFAFDQETYLRIVRFHAKSLGLEGLVPAAELEALALRFALERGTRSGRTARQACIALLQTLPKDAT; from the coding sequence CTGCCCAGGATCGAGCGCGTGCTCGAGCGGCTCGAGGACGCGCTCTCGCGCGCCGATGCGCCCGCCGCGGGCGCCGACGAGGAGAAGGCGCTCGCGTACCGCTTTCGCGCCGGCGCACTGCGGCCGATCCTGCACCCGGACCTGTACCCGCTCGACGCGCTGCTCGGCGTGGAGCGCTCGGTCGCGAAGCTGCGCGCCAACGTCGCCGCGTTCGTGCGCGGCGAGCCCGCGCTCGACATGCTGCTCTACGGCGAGCGCGGCACGGGCAAGTCGTCGGCGGTTCGCGGGCTGCTCTGCGAGTTCGCGGAAGGCGGCTTCCGGCTGGTCGAGGTGCGCCGCGACGACCTGCTCGAGCTCGCGCCGCTCTGGGCTCTGATTCGCGGCCGGCGCGAGCGCTTCGGCGTGGTCTGCGACGATCTCTCCTTCGAGGAGGGCGACACGAGCTGGAAGCTGCTCAAGGCCGAGCTCGACGGCGGGCTCGAGAGCCGGCCTGCGAACGCGTTGATCATCGCGACCTCGAACCGGCGCCATCTGTTGACCGAGCGCCTGTCCGAGAATGCCGAGGCGCGAATGGATTCCGACGGACTCCTGCACCCGGGCGAGACGGCCGAAGAGAAGGTCTCGCTCTCGGATCGCTTCGGACTCGAGCTGCCGTTCTTCGCCTTCGACCAGGAGACCTATCTGCGCATCGTCCGCTTCCATGCGAAGTCACTTGGACTGGAAGGCCTCGTGCCCGCTGCCGAGCTAGAGGCGCTTGCGCTGCGCTTCGCGCTCGAGCGCGGCACGAGAAGCGGGCGCACCGCGCGTCAGGCGTGCATCGCGCTGCTCCAAACGCTCCCGAAAGACGCGACGTGA
- a CDS encoding TIGR04211 family SH3 domain-containing protein yields MRVARWLVWVVLVVCTARIAAAEFVDGEVRAHLRSGPGLEYRILKILPAGSAVRTLERSGDWVRVRHADLEGWVPSDYVSAEPPASTQLPQLREKLVVAEARISELDQKLVAQSAELVELATLRERNRVLEVDASNASANARWKALTAGAGIVLVGILIGLIAPRGGGTRSKLKL; encoded by the coding sequence ATGCGCGTGGCACGCTGGCTCGTCTGGGTCGTTCTCGTCGTCTGCACCGCGCGCATCGCCGCGGCGGAGTTCGTCGATGGCGAGGTGCGCGCCCACCTCCGCTCCGGGCCCGGGCTCGAGTACCGCATCCTGAAGATCCTGCCGGCGGGCTCGGCGGTCCGGACGCTCGAGCGAAGTGGCGACTGGGTCAGGGTGAGGCACGCGGACCTGGAGGGCTGGGTTCCGAGCGACTACGTCTCGGCCGAGCCGCCGGCGAGCACTCAGCTTCCGCAGCTGCGCGAGAAGCTTGTCGTGGCGGAGGCGCGCATCTCCGAGCTCGACCAGAAGCTGGTGGCGCAGAGTGCGGAGCTGGTCGAGCTCGCGACGCTGCGCGAGCGCAACCGCGTGCTCGAGGTGGACGCATCGAACGCGAGCGCGAACGCGCGCTGGAAGGCGCTCACCGCCGGTGCGGGAATCGTGCTGGTCGGAATCCTGATCGGCCTGATCGCGCCGCGCGGCGGCGGAACGCGAAGCAAGCTCAAGCTCTGA
- a CDS encoding spore maturation protein produces MPATNQAALDAAKNAVMVVAFGLIGPMALWLGFMRVLRDAGFMASIARALSPVMRRLFPDVPPEHPAMGAMVLNLAANVLGLGNAATPFGLKAMRELETLNARPGVASNAMALFLAINTSGVAVLPLGVIAIRASLGSGNAAGIVVPTVLATACSTLVAVGVTKLLQGRAVFAVERAALGAPENAAAPSAAAAIRGMAEAEELAGVRARGEPLRKLVFAGFLSLLAFALVRQLASGAPDSSGLEGVKQALDTWLLPALMAAIVLFGFTRRVKVYDSFIAGAREGFEIAIMIIPFLVAILVGVAMFRHSGALGALTQAVSPVTSLLGFPAEALPMALIRPLSGSGAMAVMTETMTTHGPDSFVGYLVSVINGSTETTFYVLALYFGSVGVRAARHTVFACLAADLTGIAAALVFAKIFF; encoded by the coding sequence ATGCCCGCCACGAACCAGGCGGCGCTCGACGCGGCGAAGAACGCGGTGATGGTGGTCGCGTTCGGCCTGATCGGGCCGATGGCGCTCTGGCTCGGCTTCATGCGGGTGCTGCGCGACGCGGGCTTCATGGCCTCGATCGCGCGCGCCCTCTCGCCGGTCATGCGCAGGCTGTTTCCGGACGTGCCGCCCGAGCACCCGGCGATGGGCGCGATGGTCCTGAACCTGGCCGCGAACGTGCTCGGGCTGGGCAACGCCGCGACGCCGTTCGGGCTGAAAGCCATGCGCGAGCTCGAGACCTTGAACGCGCGGCCGGGCGTGGCGAGCAACGCGATGGCGCTGTTCCTGGCGATCAACACCTCCGGCGTCGCCGTGCTCCCGCTCGGCGTGATCGCGATTCGCGCGAGCCTGGGCTCGGGCAATGCCGCCGGGATCGTGGTCCCGACCGTTCTCGCGACCGCCTGCTCGACGCTCGTCGCGGTGGGGGTGACGAAGCTGCTCCAGGGTCGCGCGGTCTTCGCGGTCGAGCGAGCCGCGCTCGGGGCGCCGGAGAACGCTGCCGCCCCGAGCGCCGCGGCGGCGATCCGCGGCATGGCCGAGGCCGAGGAGCTCGCGGGTGTTCGGGCGCGCGGCGAGCCGCTGCGCAAGCTCGTCTTCGCCGGCTTCCTGTCGTTGCTCGCCTTTGCACTCGTGCGGCAGCTCGCGTCGGGCGCTCCCGATTCGAGCGGACTCGAGGGCGTGAAGCAGGCGCTCGACACCTGGCTTCTGCCGGCGCTGATGGCGGCGATCGTCCTGTTCGGCTTCACGCGTCGCGTGAAGGTCTACGACTCGTTCATCGCCGGCGCGCGCGAGGGCTTCGAGATCGCGATCATGATCATCCCGTTCCTGGTCGCGATCCTCGTCGGTGTCGCCATGTTCCGGCACTCGGGCGCGCTCGGCGCTCTGACCCAGGCGGTGTCGCCGGTCACGTCGCTGCTCGGCTTTCCCGCCGAGGCACTCCCCATGGCGCTGATCCGGCCGCTCTCGGGGAGCGGCGCGATGGCGGTGATGACGGAGACCATGACGACGCACGGGCCGGACTCGTTCGTGGGCTACCTGGTCTCGGTCATCAACGGGAGCACCGAGACGACCTTCTACGTCCTGGCTCTGTACTTCGGGAGCGTCGGTGTGCGGGCGGCCCGCCACACCGTATTCGCGTGTCTGGCGGCCGACCTCACGGGCATCGCCGCCGCGCTCGTCTTCGCGAAAATCTTCTTCTAG